A section of the Flavobacteriales bacterium genome encodes:
- a CDS encoding sigma-70 family RNA polymerase sigma factor, translated as MPTPAHSRPLADDRLIGLLRNDPASIRALYTAHFGTVRRFVLANSGTGDDARDVFQEAITVLWLRARDGTLSTGTDPGALLFSIARNKWLDTVRSAAHRHMNVVHDQRMHAAAFEPDDGVEDRLTRLRAIYERLDDKCRTVLDRFYFQRKDLSTIAHELGVEEESIRTIKYRCMMKLRAHRNAIGGEDHEQG; from the coding sequence GTGCCTACGCCAGCGCACTCCCGCCCTTTGGCCGACGATCGGCTCATCGGCCTCCTGCGGAACGACCCCGCCAGCATCCGTGCGCTCTATACCGCGCACTTCGGTACGGTACGGCGGTTCGTGCTGGCCAATTCAGGCACGGGAGATGATGCACGGGACGTGTTCCAGGAGGCCATCACCGTGCTCTGGCTCCGTGCCCGCGATGGCACCCTGTCCACCGGCACCGACCCCGGCGCCCTCCTCTTCAGCATCGCCCGCAACAAATGGCTGGACACCGTCCGGTCCGCCGCCCACCGCCACATGAACGTCGTGCACGATCAACGCATGCACGCAGCGGCCTTCGAGCCGGACGACGGCGTGGAGGACCGGTTGACCCGGCTCCGGGCCATCTATGAACGGTTGGATGACAAGTGCCGCACCGTCCTGGACCGGTTCTACTTCCAACGGAAGGACCTGTCCACCATCGCACATGAACTGGGCGTGGAGGAGGAGAGCATCCGCACCATCAAGTACCGCTGCATGATGAAACTGCGTGCGCACCGGAACGCCATCGGAGGCGAAGATCACGAGCAGGGATGA
- a CDS encoding response regulator transcription factor yields MERTLPTPSARPTAVSRRVVIAVIDLPDGEPEGPMVRNGHMITLDGAMPVEDLITGLLNRPPCVPMHPGVERVQVQVMRHEARQEVRLSPREHQVLQALVAGLSYKMIADRLGIGFQTVSTHLRHIYTKLGVRTNTEAVAMALRYGLLAARA; encoded by the coding sequence ATGGAACGCACACTCCCCACCCCCTCGGCCAGGCCAACGGCCGTTAGCCGCCGGGTCGTGATCGCCGTGATCGACCTTCCGGACGGAGAGCCCGAGGGACCGATGGTCCGCAACGGCCACATGATCACCCTGGACGGTGCGATGCCGGTGGAGGACCTCATCACCGGTCTGCTGAACCGACCGCCATGCGTGCCGATGCACCCAGGCGTGGAGCGTGTGCAGGTGCAGGTGATGCGGCACGAGGCTCGACAGGAGGTGCGCTTGAGCCCGCGTGAGCACCAGGTGCTGCAGGCGCTGGTGGCGGGGCTGAGCTACAAAATGATCGCGGACCGGCTGGGGATCGGTTTCCAGACGGTAAGCACTCATCTGCGCCACATCTACACGAAATTGGGCGTACGCACCAACACCGAGGCCGTGGCGATGGCGCTGCGGTACGGACTGCTGGCGGCGCGCGCCTGA
- a CDS encoding T9SS type A sorting domain-containing protein has translation MKRLLLLPALLSTVFAGAQTINELRYWVNDDPATLATAAVGPDADLNLSASWMLPNLPKDFNTVTYQFKDSDGRWSVPHTLPVLRNTGLADGYAYWIDDAIANATTGSLGPGQVVDLIADLPIGLPSGNHLFTIQFSSAQGSWSVPLTTEFSVVLEVPELPGVTDLLLFPNPITQQLSLRLSTEEARTLDLQVVDLRGAVVADLSTWSVSSTATRNWDLSTLAPGNYLLRFTGDDGVAAIPFVKE, from the coding sequence ATGAAGCGGCTCCTTCTTCTTCCTGCGCTGCTCTCCACCGTATTCGCTGGAGCGCAGACCATCAACGAGCTCCGCTACTGGGTGAACGACGACCCGGCCACCCTGGCCACCGCGGCCGTGGGGCCCGATGCCGACCTGAACCTGAGCGCCAGCTGGATGCTCCCCAATCTGCCCAAGGACTTCAACACGGTGACCTACCAGTTCAAGGACAGCGATGGTCGATGGAGCGTCCCGCACACACTGCCCGTCCTGCGCAACACCGGCCTGGCGGACGGATACGCGTACTGGATCGACGACGCCATCGCCAACGCCACGACAGGTTCGCTGGGTCCGGGGCAGGTGGTGGACCTGATCGCCGATCTCCCCATCGGGCTTCCGAGCGGGAACCACCTGTTCACCATCCAGTTCAGCTCCGCACAGGGCAGCTGGAGCGTACCCTTGACCACCGAGTTCTCCGTGGTCCTCGAGGTTCCGGAGCTTCCGGGCGTCACCGACCTCCTGCTCTTCCCCAACCCGATCACCCAGCAGCTCAGCCTCCGCCTTTCGACAGAGGAAGCACGGACCCTGGACCTGCAGGTGGTCGACCTACGGGGTGCGGTAGTGGCGGACCTGAGCACCTGGAGCGTGAGCAGCACGGCCACGCGGAACTGGGACCTGTCCACCCTTGCCCCAGGGAACTATCTCCTGCGCTTCACCGGCGATGACGGGGTGGCTGCGATCCCCTTTGTCAAGGAGTGA
- a CDS encoding T9SS type A sorting domain-containing protein: MRSIVLLPALAVMCYVQAQQIDGYRYWYDDDVAAAVTTAVSNTPELVLVDGWPTSGLGPGHHRVSVQIRDTDGNWSVPQTHLFTRSGSPITGYRYWTNDDVSTSMTGSIVPNTVVHLNTLVDPGTLPNDFNTVTIQFRDADGEWTVPHTTWSVKGTGAVDGYQYWIDDDIANATTSSIGPAAVVDLIAGLPIMTTTGTHTFTIRFSGANGTWSVPLTTEFSFITDVEELPGITDLLLFPNPVTDQLGLRLTTNEARTLSLQVLDLSGSVVADLSTWSVSATAHRSWDISTLASGSYMLRITGEHGAWTTRFVKP; this comes from the coding sequence ATGCGCTCCATTGTGCTCCTGCCTGCCCTGGCGGTCATGTGCTATGTTCAGGCGCAACAGATCGATGGCTACCGCTACTGGTACGATGACGATGTGGCCGCTGCCGTGACGACGGCGGTGAGCAACACCCCTGAGCTTGTGCTCGTGGATGGCTGGCCAACGTCGGGCCTGGGTCCAGGACATCACCGGGTCAGTGTGCAGATACGCGACACGGATGGGAACTGGTCGGTGCCTCAGACCCACCTCTTCACCCGTAGCGGATCGCCGATCACGGGCTACCGGTACTGGACGAATGATGATGTGTCGACCAGCATGACGGGCAGCATCGTCCCGAACACGGTGGTTCACTTGAACACCTTGGTGGATCCGGGAACGTTGCCGAACGACTTCAACACCGTGACGATCCAGTTCCGCGATGCTGATGGCGAGTGGACCGTTCCGCACACGACCTGGTCCGTCAAAGGGACCGGTGCGGTGGACGGCTATCAATACTGGATCGACGACGACATCGCCAACGCCACGACCAGTTCCATCGGACCTGCGGCCGTGGTCGATCTCATCGCCGGGCTTCCCATCATGACCACGACCGGGACCCACACCTTCACGATCCGCTTCAGCGGCGCGAACGGAACGTGGTCGGTCCCCTTGACCACGGAATTCTCCTTCATCACGGACGTCGAAGAACTGCCGGGGATCACCGATCTCCTGCTCTTCCCGAACCCGGTGACCGATCAGCTCGGGCTGCGGCTGACGACCAACGAGGCCCGCACCCTGAGCCTGCAGGTGCTCGACCTCTCTGGATCCGTCGTGGCCGACCTGAGCACCTGGAGCGTGAGCGCCACGGCACACCGCAGCTGGGACATCAGCACGCTGGCAAGCGGGAGCTACATGCTCCGGATCACCGGCGAGCACGGAGCATGGACCACCCGGTTCGTGAAGCCATAA